A section of the Lepus europaeus isolate LE1 chromosome 10, mLepTim1.pri, whole genome shotgun sequence genome encodes:
- the SBF1 gene encoding myotubularin-related protein 5 isoform X3, whose amino-acid sequence MARLADYFVLVAFGPHPRGSGEGQGQILQRFPEKDWEDNPFPQGIELFCQPSGWQLCPERSPPTFFVAVLTDINSERHYCACLTFWEPVEPTQEAACAEHTVEREEESEDGGLVQLSPAVPAQAGQLFAPKTLVLVSRLDHAEVFRNSLGLIYTIHVEGLNVCLENVVGNLLTCTVPLAGGSQRTISLGAGDRQVIQTPLADSLPISRCSVALLFRQLGITNVLSLFCAALTEHKVLFLSRSYQRLADACRGLLALLFPLRYSFTYVPILPAQLLEVLSTPTPFIIGVNAAFQAETQELLDVVIADLDGGTVTVPECVHIPPLPEPLQSQTHSVLSMVLDPELELADLAFPPPTASTSSLKMQDKELRAVFLRLFAQLLQGYRWCLHIVRIHPEPVIRFHKAAFLGQRGLVEDDFLMKVLEGMAFAGFVSERGVPYRPTDLFDELVAHEVARMRADESHPQRVLRHVQELAEQLYKNENPYPAVAMHKVQRPGEASHLRRAPRPFPRLDEGTVQWIVDQAAAKMQGAPPAVKAERRTNVPLGPPMTAILERCSGLHANSARRLEVVRNCISYVFEGKMLEAKKLLPAVLRALKGRAARRCLAQELHLHVQQNRAVLDHQQFDFVVRMMNCCLQDCTSLDEHGIAAALLPLVTAFCRKLSPGVTQFAYSCVQEHVVWSTPQFWEAMFYGDVQTHIRALYLEPAEDRAPSQEVGEAPSQEDTRSALDVASEQQRLWPTLSREKQQELEQKEESTVFSQAIHYASRMSYLLLPLDSSKSRLLRERPGLGDLESASNSLVTNSMAGSVAESYDTESGFEDAETCDVAGAVVRFINRFVDKVCTESGVTSDHLKGLHVMVPDIVQMHIETLEAVHRESKRLPPIQKPKLLQPRLLPGEECVLDGLRVYLLPDGREEGAGGSAGGPALLPAEGAVFLTTYRVIFTGMPTDPLVGEQVVVRSFPVAALTKEKRISVQAPVDQLLQDGLQLRSCTFQLLKMAFDEEVGSESAELFRKQLHKLRYPPDIRGTFAFTLGSAHTPGRPPRSAKDKGPSLRTLSRNLVKNAKKTIGRQHVTRKKYSPPGWEHRAQPPAEDQDDEISVSEELEPSTLTPASALKPSDRMTMSSLVERACCRDYQRLGLGTLSSSLSRAKSEPFRISPVNRMYAICRSYPGLLIVPQSVQDNALQRVSRCYRQNRFPVVCWRSGRSKAVLLRSGGLHGKGVVGLFKAQNAPSPGQSQADSSSLEQEKYLQAVVSSMPRYADASGRNTLSGFSSAHMGSHGKWGSVRASGRSSGLGTDVGSRLAGRDALGPPQANGAPPEPGFLRPQRAALYIIGDKAQLKGVRPDPLQQWELVPIEVFEVRQVKASFKKLLKACVPGCPATEPSPASFLRSLEDSEWLIQIHKLLQVSVLVVELLDSGSSVLVSLEDGWDITTQVVSLVQLLSDPFYRTLEGFRLLVEKEWLSFGHRFSHRGAHTLAGQSSGFTPVFLQFLDCVHQVHLQFPMEFEFSQFYLKFLGYHHTSRRFRTFLLDSDYERIELGLLYEEKGERRGQLACRSVWEYVDRLSKKTPVFFNYMYAPEDTEVLRPYSNVSNLKVWDFYTEETLAEGPPYDWELAQGPPEPPEEERPDGGAPQSRRRVVWPCYDSRPRAQPDAISRLLEELQRLETELGRSPERWKDTWDRVKAAQRLEGRPDGRATPSSLLVSSVPHHRRSLGVYLQEGPVGSTLSLSLDSDQSSGSTASGSRQAARRSTSTLYSQFQTAESENRSYEGTLYKKGAFMKPWKARWFVLDKTKHQLRYYDHRVDTECKGVIDLAEVEAVVPGTPAMGAPKTVDEKAFFDVKTTRRVYYFCAQDVPSAQQWVDRIQSCLSDA is encoded by the exons ATGGCGCGGCTCGCGGACTACTTCGTGCTGGTGGCGTTCGGGCCGCACCCGCGCG GGAGTGGGGAAGGCCAGGGCCAGATCCTGCAGCGTTTCCCGGAAAAGGACTGGGAGGACAACCCCTTCCCCCAGGGCATTGAGCTG TTTTGCCAGCCCAGTGGGTGGCAGCTGTGTCCCGAGAGGAGCCCACCGACCTTCTTCGTAGCTGTCCTCACTGACATCAACTCTGAGCGGCACTACTGCGCCTGCTTGACCTTCTGGGAGCCGGTGGAGCCCACGCAG GAGGCGGCGTGCGCCGAGCACACcgtggaaagggaggaggagtcCGAGGACGGAGGCCTCGTGCAACTGTcgcccgcggtgccggcccaggcGGGCCAGCTGTTTGCTCCAAAGACACTGGTGCTGGTGTCACGACTGGACCACGCCGAGGTGTTCAGG AACAGCCTTGGTCTCATTTACACCATCCACGTGGAGGGCTTGAATGTGTGCCTGGAGAATGTGGTTGGGAACCTGCTGACCTGCACCGTCCCCCTGGCCGGGGGCTCACAG AGAACCATCTCTTTAGGGGCCGGTGACCGGCAGGTCATCCAGACCCCGCTGGCCGACTCGCTGCCCATCAGCCGTTGCAGCGTGGCCCTGCTCTTCCGCCAGCTAG GCATCACCAACGTGCTGTCGTTATTCTGTGCCGCCCTCACGGAGCACAAGGTCCTCTTCCTGTCCCGGAGCTACCAGCGGCTCGCCGATGCTTGCCGGGGCCTCCTGGCACTGCTGTTTCCTCTCAGATACAG CTTCACCTACGTGCCCATCCTGCCGGCACAGCTGCTGGAAGTCCTCAGCACGCCCACGCCCTTCATCATCGGGGTCAACGCGGCCTTCCAGGCAGAGACGCAGGAGCTG CTGGATGTGGTTATCGCGGACCTCGATGGAGGCACGGTGACCGTCCCCGAGTGTGTGCACATTCCACCCCTGCCGGAGCCTCTGCAGAGCCAGACCCACAGTGTTCTGAGCATG GTCCTGgatccagagctggagctggctgaCCTGGCCTTCCCCCCACCCACAGCGTCCACCTCTTCCCTGAAGATGCAG GACAAGGAGCTGCGTGCTGTCTTCCTGCGACTCTTCGCTCAGCTCCTCCAGGGCTATCGCTGGTGCCTGCACATCGTGCGGATCCACCCAGAGCCCGTCATCCGCTTCCACAAG gcagccttcctgggccagcgAGGGCTGGTGGAAGACGACTTCCTGATGAAGGTGCTGGAAGGCATGGCCTTTGCGGGCTTCGTGTCAGAGCGCGGGGTCCCCTATCGCCCCACAGATCTGTTTGACGAG CTGGTGGCCCACGAGGTGGCGCGGATGCGTGCGGACGAGAGCCACCCTCAGCGCGTGCTGCGCCACGTCCAGGAGCTGGCAGAGCAGCTGTACAAGAAC GAGAACCCATACCCGGCCGTGGCCATGCACAAGGTGCAGAGGCCGGGGGAAGCCAGTCACCTGCGGCGGGCACCCCGGCCCTTCCCCCGTCTGGACGAGGGCACTGTGCAGTGGATCGTGGACCAGGCGGCAGCCAAGATGCAGGGCGCGCCCCCTGCTGTGAAGGCTGAGCGGAGAACCAACGTGCCCTTGGGACCCCCCATGA CGGCCATCCTGGAGCGGTGCAGTGGGCTGCACGCCAACAGTGCCCGCCGGCTGGAGGTGGTGCGCAACTGCATCTCCTACGTGTTTGAGGGGAAGATGCTCGAGGCCAAGAAG ctgctccCGGCCGTGCTGAGGGCCCTGAAGGGACGCGCCGCCCGCCGCTGCCTCGCCCAGGAGCTGCACCTGCACGTGCAGCAGAACCGTGCGGTCCTGGACCACCAGCAGTTTGACTTCGTCGTCCGCATGAtgaactgctgcctgcag GACTGTACCTCCCTGGATGAGCACGGCATCGcggctgccctgctgcccctggTCACGGCCTTCTGCCGG AAGCTGAGCCCAGGCGTGACACAGTTTGCGTACAGCTGCGTGCAGGAGCACGTGGTGTGGAGCACCCCGCAGTTCTGGGAAGCCATGTTCTATGGGGACGTGCAGACCCACATCCGGGCCCTCTACCTGGAGCCTGCTGAGGACcgcgccccttcccag GAGGTCGGGGAGGCGCCGTCCCAGGAGGACACGCGCTCGGCCCTGGACGTGGCTTCCGAGCAGCAGCGCCTGTGGCCGACGCTGAGTCGTgagaagcagcaggagctggagcagaaggagGAGAGCACGGTGTTCAGCCAGGCCATCCACTATGCCAGCCGCATGAGCTACCTGCTGCTGCCGCTGGACAGCAGCAAGAGCCGCCTGCTGCGGGAGCGGCCGGGGCTGGGGGACCTGGAGAGCGCCAGCAACAGCCTGGTCACCaacag caTGGCGGGCAGCGTGGCTGAGAGCTACGACACGGAGAGTGGCTTTGAGGATGCAGAGACCTGCGATGTGGCTGGGGCCGTGGTCCGCTTCATCAACCGCTTTGTGGACAAGGTCTGCACCGAGAGCGGGGTCACCAGTGACCACCTCAAGGGGCTGCATGTCATGGTGCCAG ACATCGTGCAGATGCACATCGAGACCCTGGAGGCCGTGCACCGGGAGAGCAAGAGGCTGCCCCCCATCCAGAAG CCCAAATTGCTGCAGCCACGCCTGCTGCCCGGCGAGGAGTGTGTGTTGGACGGCCTGCGCGTCTACCTGCTGCCCGACGGccgtgaggagggggcagggggcagtgcgGGGGGGCCCGCGCTGCTCCCCGCTGAGGGTGCCGTTTTCCTCACCACGTACCGCGTCATCTTCACGGGGATGCCCACCGACCCCCTGG TGGGGGAGCAGGTGGTGGTCCGCTCCTTCCCTGTGGCCGCACTGACCAAGGAGAAGCGCATCAGCGTCCAGGCCCCGGTGGACCAGCTCCTGCAGGACGGGCTCCAGCTGCGCTCCTGCACCTTCCAG CTGCTGAAGATGGCCTTCGACGAGGAGGTGGGGTCTGAGAGCGCCGAGCTTTTCCGCAAGCAGCTACACAAGCTGCGGTACCCGCCGGACATCCGGGGCACCTTCGCCTTCACCCTGGGCTCCGCCCACACGCCCGGCCGGCCGCCCCGGAGTGCCAAGGACAAGGGTCCTTCTCTCAG AACCCTGTCCCGGAACCTGGTGAAGAATGCCAAGAAGACCATCGGGCGGCAGCACGTCACCCGCAAGAAGTACAGCCCCCCTGGCTGGGAGCACCGGGCACAGCCCCCCGCCGAGGACCAGGACGACGAGATCTCAG TGTCggaggagctggagcccagcacgctgaccccagcctcagccctgaaGCCCTCAGACCGCATGACCATGAGCAGCCTGGTGGAGCGGGCGTGTTGCCGTGACTACCAGCGCCTCGGCCTCGGCACCCTGAGCAGCAGCCTGAGTCGGGCCAAGTCCGAGCCCTTCCGCATCTCGCCGGTCAACCGCATGTACGCCATCTGCCGCAG CTACCCGGGGCTGCTGATTGTTCCCCAGAGCGTCCAGGACAATGCCCTGCAGCGTGTGTCCCGCTGCTACCGCCAGAACCGCTTTCCTGTGGTGTGCTGGCGCAGCGGGCGCTCCAAGGCCGTGCTGCTGCGCTCCGGTGGCCTGCACGGCAAGGGCGTGGTCGGCCTCTTCAAGGCCCAGAACGCCCCTTCTCCAG GACAGTCCCAGGCGGACTCGAGCAGTTTGGAGCAGGAGAAGTACCTGCAGGCCGTGGTCAGCTCCATGCCCCGCTACGCGGATGCGTCCGGACGCAACACGCTCAGCGGCTTCTCTTCGGCCCACATGGGCAGTCACG GTAAGTGGGGCAGCGTCCGGGCCAGTGGGCGCAGCAGTGGGCTCGGCACCGACGTGGGCTCCCGGCTCGCCGGCAGAGATGCGCTGGGGCCCCCCCAGGCCAACGGGGCCCCTCCTGAGCCAGGCTTTCTGCGGCCCCAGCGTGCAGCCCTCTACATCATTGGGGACAAAGCCCAGCTCAAG GGTGTGCGGCCCGACCCCCTGCAGCAGTGGGAGCTGGTGCCCATCGAGGTCTTCGAGGTCAGGCAGGTGAAGGCCAGTTTCAAGAAGCTGCTGAAAGCCTGTGTGCCCGGCTGCCCTGCCACTGAGCCCAGCCCCGCCTCCTTCCTGCGCTCTCTGGAGGACTCGGAGTGGCTGATCCAG ATCCACAAGCTGCTGCAGGTGTCGGTGCTGGTGGTGGAGCTGCTGGACTCGGGCTCCTCTGTGCTGGTGAGCCTGGAGGACGGCTGGGACATCACCACGCAG GTGGTGTCCTTGGTGCAGCTGCTGTCAGACCCCTTCTACCGCACGCTGGAGGGCTTCCGCCTGCTGGTGGAGAAGGAGTGGCTGTCGTTTGGTCATCGCTTCAGCCACCGAGGGGCCCACACCCTGGCCGGGCAGAGCAGCGGCTTCACGCCCGTCTTCCTGCAGTTCCTGGACTGCGTCCACCAG GTTCACCTGCAGTTCCCCATGGAGTTTGAGTTCAGCCAGTTCTACCTCAAGTTCCTCGGCTACCACCACACCTCCCGGCGCTTCCGCACCTTCCTGCTGGACTCAGACTACGAGCGCATCGAGCTGG GGCTGCTGTACGAGGAGAAGGGGGAGCGCAGGGGCCAGCTGGCCTGTCGGTCCGTGTGGGAGTACGTGGACCGACTGAGCAAGAAGACACCCGTGTTCTTCAACTACATGTACGCACCTGAGGACACGGAG gtcCTGCGGCCCTACAGCAACGTGTCCAACCTGAAGGTGTGGGACTTCTACACGGAGGAGACACTGGCTGAGGGCCCGCCCTATGACTGGGAACTGGCCCAGGGGCCCCCTGAACCCCCAGAGGAGGAACGGCCGGATGGAGGCGCTCCCCAGAGCAGGCGCCGTGTGGTGTGGCCGTGCTACGACAGCCGCCCCCGTGCCCAGCCCGATGCCATCTCACGCCTGCTAGAG gagctgcagcggctggagacagagctgggccgcTCCCCTGAGCGCTGGAAGGACACCTGGGACCGCGTGAAGGCTGCACAGCGCCTTGAAGGCCGCCCAGATGGGCGT gccacccctagctccctgctggtgtccaGTGTGCCCCACCACCGCCGCTCGCTGGGTGTGTACCTGCAGGAGGGGCCTGTGGGCTCCACCTTGAGCCTCAGCCTGGACAGTGACCAGAGCAGCGGCTCAACTGCCTCAGGTTCCCGGCAGGCCGCCCgccgcagcaccagcaccctgtacAGCCAGTTCCAGACGGCTGAGAGTGAGAACAG GTCCTACGAGGGCACCCTGTACAAGAAGGGGGCCTTCATGAAGCCCTGGAAGGCCCGCTGGTTCGTGTTGGACAAAACCAAGCACCAG ctgcGCTACTACGACCACCGCGTGGACACGGAGTGCAAGGGTGTCATTGACCTGGCGGAAGTGGAGGCTGTGGTGCCTGGCACGCCCGCCATGGGCGCCCCCAAGACTGTGGATGAGAAGGCCTTCTTTGAC GTGAAGACGACGCGTCGCGTTTACTACTTCTGTGCCCAGGACGTGCCCTCGGCCCAGCAGTGGGTGGACCGGATCCAGAGCTGCCTGTCAGACGCCTGA